Proteins found in one Nostoc sp. NIES-3756 genomic segment:
- a CDS encoding GNAT family N-acetyltransferase: MTNFDETDIIYVRELAIDDIAPVYHLGEELFTSDLYPYLYRTWDEWEVIGLYNTDPEYCLVAETDGELAGFILGTIITKASWTYGYILWLGVNPKFQRQGVADKLVDKVVARMIEDGARFMLVDTDPTNTPAVKFFNRKGFGNTRQHIFLSMNLSKHPHYGRLIDYEHQKAERAGYRRSRPAIRARKADGGANEVVINPLINEAQINDESSPM, translated from the coding sequence ATGACTAACTTTGATGAAACTGATATTATTTACGTGAGAGAATTAGCAATAGATGATATTGCTCCTGTGTATCATTTAGGAGAAGAATTATTTACCAGTGATTTATATCCTTACCTTTACCGCACTTGGGACGAGTGGGAAGTAATTGGACTTTATAACACAGACCCAGAATACTGTTTAGTTGCAGAAACAGACGGAGAATTAGCAGGATTTATTCTAGGGACTATCATTACCAAAGCCTCTTGGACTTATGGCTATATTTTATGGTTAGGAGTGAACCCAAAATTTCAGCGTCAGGGAGTCGCTGATAAATTAGTCGATAAAGTTGTCGCCCGGATGATTGAAGATGGCGCAAGATTTATGTTAGTAGATACTGACCCCACTAACACACCAGCCGTTAAGTTTTTCAACCGCAAAGGTTTCGGAAATACCCGCCAACATATCTTTTTATCAATGAATTTAAGCAAACACCCACATTATGGCAGACTAATTGATTACGAACACCAAAAAGCAGAAAGAGCAGGATATAGACGTTCCCGTCCGGCTATTCGAGCGCGTAAAGCAGATGGCGGCGCTAACGAGGTAGTTATTAATCCTTTAATTAATGAAGCACAAATTAATGATGAATCAAGTCCAATGTAA